The Candidatus Cloacimonadota bacterium genome includes the window TGTTTTTTGGATGAAAACGATGTGATCACAAAAGAAATTGACAGGCAATTTTTTCTAGGAGATAATCCATATTCCGAAGAATTTAATAAAAAACTTACAGGAAAGAAAATCGGGGATGAGATCAAAACAAAACTATTCGACGCCAAGCAGGAATCTCAAGATAAAGATATTTCATCGAATATTAAAGACCGGAATTTTTTAGTTCAGATAACTTCCATTAAAAGAAAACAATTGCCTGAAATCGATGATGATTTTGCCAAAGATCTTGAATTTGAGTCCCTGCAGGAGATGAAAGAAAAAATTACTGAAGATCTTAAAATCGGGATTGAGATTGAAAATAAAAAAGCAATAAAAGAAGCTATTATAAATAAACTAATTGAAGAGAATCAAATTGATATTCCTAATTCGATAAAAACAAACTATGCTCGCGAAATGGCAAAATCTTATTCTAAATCAGGGCAGGATGATATTGAAAAAATACTGCCGATTTTTCAGGAAATTGCCGAACATAATCTAAAAGGCACTTATCTAATCCAGGAAATTCTGAAAAAAGAAAATATCGAAGTAACTGATGAAGATAAAGAAAATGTCATCAAAGAAGCAGCGGAAAATCTGAACATGGATGTTGAAAAATACAAGAAAATGTATAAAAAACAGATAGAGAGTGAAGAATTTTTATTTCAAATAAAAGAGAATAAATTATTTGAGATAATTGAGAAATCCTCAACATTTGTTCCTTATCCAAAAAAAGAAGAAGAGAAAAAGTAACAATAAAAACATGCCAAATTTTTGAAATTTGGCAAGTTTAATAAATCATATTAGATTATAATTATTTGATAAAAGATTCTGCTATTGAATGTTTTATCATCATGAGTAGCTTTTCTTGCGTTTCTCTCGAAGGAACTCCTCTTATAATGAGATTCTTCGGAAGATTGTCTTTGCAAGAAACCTCTCAGAAAGACATATATTTAAATGATAAATAAAGGAGATTCAATATGCCTTATGTTCCAATTGTAGTTGAACAGAACGGAAAAGTAGAAAGAGCTTATGATATTTATTCAAGATTATTAAAAGACAGGATCGTATTTCTTGGCTCACCTATAGACGACAACATTGCTAATGTAGTTATCGCCCAACTTCTGCATCTGGAAGCAGAAGATCCTGAAAAAGATATTTATATGTATATCAATAGTCCCGGAGGTTCGGTTACAGCAGGTTTGGCAATCTATGATACCATGCAGTATATCAGACCGGAAGTAAGTACAATTTGTATTGGACAAGCTTCGAGTATGGGTTCACTTTTGCTCGCTGCAGGACAGAAAACCAAGCGCTTTGCCTTACCGAATTGCAGGATAATGATCCATCAACCTCTCGGAGGTGTGCGAGGTCAGGCTTCTGATATTGAAATTCAGACAAAAGAAATCCTGCTCCTTAAAGAAAGATTGAATAAGATATTACAGAAACATACGGATCAGCCCATAGAAAAAATCTTAAAGGATACAGACCGGAATTTTTTCATGAGTTCGGAAGATGCTCTAGACTATGGTCTTATCGACGAAGTGATC containing:
- the tig gene encoding trigger factor — its product is MKTEIKKIDPCVRELIITIEADEVLHDYNSNLNQLKKNIVIPGFRKGKAPISMIERTYGDHLKDEFLNDKIKNYYEKAIDEIDLKPVSPGEYKKVDWEKGKDLIASFHFEIFPEIKINKYTNLEIPFEPYKFKEEMLDVRIEEFRDKLATVIDADSPSEIGDIILSKFCFLDENDVITKEIDRQFFLGDNPYSEEFNKKLTGKKIGDEIKTKLFDAKQESQDKDISSNIKDRNFLVQITSIKRKQLPEIDDDFAKDLEFESLQEMKEKITEDLKIGIEIENKKAIKEAIINKLIEENQIDIPNSIKTNYAREMAKSYSKSGQDDIEKILPIFQEIAEHNLKGTYLIQEILKKENIEVTDEDKENVIKEAAENLNMDVEKYKKMYKKQIESEEFLFQIKENKLFEIIEKSSTFVPYPKKEEEKK
- the clpP gene encoding ATP-dependent Clp endopeptidase proteolytic subunit ClpP, with translation MPYVPIVVEQNGKVERAYDIYSRLLKDRIVFLGSPIDDNIANVVIAQLLHLEAEDPEKDIYMYINSPGGSVTAGLAIYDTMQYIRPEVSTICIGQASSMGSLLLAAGQKTKRFALPNCRIMIHQPLGGVRGQASDIEIQTKEILLLKERLNKILQKHTDQPIEKILKDTDRNFFMSSEDALDYGLIDEVIVSRKETVKEKEK